TTGCTCGCGAGAACGGCGTACCAGAATACCTTGCTGCTCCAGTGGGCGAATCAACTCTAGAATGCCGCCAATATCGTTGATGGTTGCGCGACGAATTTGCTCGGCGCTTTCCATCACAATCTGCGTACCGATACCGTCACGTGAGAACAACTCTTGCAACAGCGCGCCATCTTCCTGGTAACTAATTAAATGACAGCGACGTACGCCGCTGCGGCAGGCTTTCACCGCACCACGCAAAAAGCGCACCGTACCGGAGTTGTAATCGCCTTTCTCTTCCTGAGCTTCTACCCGCGCTTGTGCTTCGTTAGGGAAAAGCTCGGAGACAATATCGCCGTCGTCATTAGTGACGCCCTGTGAAGAGCAAAAACCAATCATCTTTTCAGCTTTCAGTTTGATGGCCAGTTGAGTGGCGATCTCTTCCGAGGTCAGATTAAAGCTCTCGCCAGTGACTGAAACCGCGACCGGCCCCAGCAGCACTATCGCACCGCTGTCCAGTTGACGATGAATCGCATCTTCGTCAATCCGCCGGATACGCCCGCTATGGCAGTAATCCACACCGTCATCCACGCCCAGCGGCTGGGCAATAATAAAATTGCCACTGACGACGTTGATATGCGCGCCCTGCAGCGGCGTGTTATTGAGACTCATCGACAGGCGAGCAGTAATGTCCAGTTGCAATGTTCCCGCAGCCTGCTTCACCAGTTCTAGTGTTTTGGCGT
The nucleotide sequence above comes from Escherichia coli. Encoded proteins:
- the argA gene encoding amino-acid N-acetyltransferase — encoded protein: MVKERKTELVEGFRHSVPYINTHRGKTFVIMLGGEAIEHENFSSIVNDIGLLHSLGIRLVVVYGARPQIDANLAAHHHEPLYHKNIRVTDAKTLELVKQAAGTLQLDITARLSMSLNNTPLQGAHINVVSGNFIIAQPLGVDDGVDYCHSGRIRRIDEDAIHRQLDSGAIVLLGPVAVSVTGESFNLTSEEIATQLAIKLKAEKMIGFCSSQGVTNDDGDIVSELFPNEAQARVEAQEEKGDYNSGTVRFLRGAVKACRSGVRRCHLISYQEDGALLQELFSRDGIGTQIVMESAEQIRRATINDIGGILELIRPLEQQGILVRRSREQLEMEIDKFTIIQRDNTTIACAALYPFPEEKIGEMACVAVHPDYRSSSRGEVLLERIAAQAKQSGLSKLFVLTTRSIHWFQERGFTPVDIDLLPESKKQLYNYQRKSKVLMADLG